A genomic segment from bacterium encodes:
- a CDS encoding Fic family protein, translating into MRRGETGRYEVTPAGGESVRAFIPTPLPPVPPLASEGGLERALEAAVLALGRLDAVSTLLPDTTLFLYAYVRKEAVLSSQIEGTQSSLSDLLLFELDEAPGVPLDDVVEVSNYVAALDHGLARLREGFPLSNRLIREIHGVLLAGGRGSNKDPGEFRRSQNWLGGSRPGNAVFVPPPHTAIPDCMSALERFLHAEDDGLPVLIRAGLTHVQFETIHPFLDGNGRVGRLLITFLLCQAGVLHEPLLYLSLYLKQNRATYYALLDQVRREGDWEAWLAFFLEGVRETAEGAVSTAQQLGVMFQADRSQIEPAGRRAGSALRVHEALKTRPIVSLSAVCDATGLSFPAASSGMDLLESLGIARELTGKRRNRLFVYDRYLDILNEGTELP; encoded by the coding sequence ATGAGACGAGGAGAAACGGGAAGGTACGAGGTGACCCCGGCCGGCGGGGAATCGGTACGGGCCTTCATCCCCACCCCCCTGCCGCCGGTCCCTCCTCTGGCGTCTGAGGGTGGACTGGAGCGCGCTCTCGAGGCTGCCGTCCTCGCCTTGGGCCGGCTGGACGCCGTGTCGACGCTGCTGCCGGACACGACCCTCTTCCTTTACGCCTACGTCCGCAAGGAGGCTGTGCTCTCTTCCCAGATCGAGGGGACCCAGTCGTCGCTCTCGGACCTTCTTCTCTTCGAGCTGGACGAGGCACCAGGCGTTCCTCTTGACGACGTGGTCGAGGTTTCGAACTACGTCGCGGCCCTCGACCATGGGCTCGCGAGGCTACGCGAGGGATTCCCGCTGTCGAACCGCCTGATCCGAGAGATCCATGGCGTGCTCCTCGCAGGCGGCAGGGGCAGCAATAAGGATCCTGGCGAGTTCCGCCGCTCGCAGAACTGGCTCGGTGGGAGCCGCCCCGGCAACGCCGTCTTCGTGCCTCCGCCTCACACCGCGATTCCCGACTGCATGTCCGCGCTCGAGCGCTTCCTGCACGCCGAGGACGATGGCCTCCCGGTGCTGATTCGCGCCGGGCTCACCCACGTACAGTTCGAAACGATCCACCCATTCCTCGACGGCAATGGCCGCGTCGGCCGGCTCTTGATCACGTTTCTTCTCTGCCAAGCAGGCGTCCTGCACGAGCCGCTCCTCTACCTGAGCCTCTATCTCAAACAGAACCGGGCCACCTACTACGCGCTCCTGGACCAGGTCCGTCGTGAAGGAGACTGGGAGGCCTGGTTGGCGTTCTTTCTGGAAGGTGTGCGCGAAACTGCGGAAGGCGCAGTGTCGACCGCGCAGCAGCTGGGGGTGATGTTTCAGGCCGACCGGAGTCAGATCGAGCCGGCAGGGCGGCGGGCCGGCTCGGCGCTGCGTGTCCACGAGGCACTCAAGACGCGGCCGATCGTTTCCCTGTCTGCGGTCTGCGACGCGACGGGGCTCTCCTTCCCGGCCGCATCGTCCGGGATGGATCTGCTCGAGAGCCTCGGTATTGCGCGTGAGTTGACCGGAAAGCGGCGGAACCGGCTCTTCGTCTATGACCGCTACCTCGACATCCTGAACGAGGGGACCGAACTGCCGTGA